The stretch of DNA GCCCTCGGGCGGCTTTGTTCCCATGGGGGCCGCCTTCATGCGCGCTGCGCGAGCGTGCATGGAGGCGTCCATGCCGATGTGAAAGTCGGCGCCGAGCGGCGCGGCGATTTCGGAGGCAAAGTAATTGCCCGGCGTCTTGCCCGAGACGCGGCGGATCACCTCGCCAACGAGCCAGCCAAAGGTCACCGCGTGGTAGCCGTGTTTGGTTCCCGGTTCCCACCAGGGCTTTTCCGCCGCCAGGTGCGCGGCCATGGTCTCGAAGTTGAAGAGGTGCTCGGCCGGAAGGACCTTGCGAACCGCCGGCAGCCCGGCCTGGTGGGAGAGCAGCCAGCGCACGGGGATGTTCTCCTTCCCCTCGGCGGCGAATTCGGGCCAGTAGCTCGCCACGGGCGCGTCGAAGTCGAGCTTGCCCTGATCGGCGAGCCGGTGCGCGCACAGCGCGGTGATGCCCTTGGTGGTCGAGTAGACATTGACGAGTGTGTCCTTCTCCCACGACGTGGCCTTCTTCGAATCGAGATGCCCGCCCCACAGGTCGATCACGCTTTTGCCGCCGATCGTCACCGCCACGCCCGCGCCCAGCTCGCCGCGCTTCTCAAAGTTCTCGGCAAAGGCCTCGCGCACGCGCTCGAATTTCGGGTCGCACTGGCCGTGGATTTCGGGGGTCTCGCTCATGCCTTGTTTCCTTC from Chrysiogenia bacterium encodes:
- a CDS encoding beta-lactamase family protein translates to MSETPEIHGQCDPKFERVREAFAENFEKRGELGAGVAVTIGGKSVIDLWGGHLDSKKATSWEKDTLVNVYSTTKGITALCAHRLADQGKLDFDAPVASYWPEFAAEGKENIPVRWLLSHQAGLPAVRKVLPAEHLFNFETMAAHLAAEKPWWEPGTKHGYHAVTFGWLVGEVIRRVSGKTPGNYFASEIAAPLGADFHIGMDASMHARAARMKAAPMGTKPPEGQPSLMDIMMKEPTGVTGRAFMNPPSMARPGVVNTPEWRSAELPAANGHCTARALASIYGCAAGVETNGFRIFSDAQIPKCYEEQAFGPDEVLRI